From the genome of Thiomicrorhabdus indica:
CGAATTGAGTACTTAATTTATTAAAAAACTTTGGCATGGCTAATGGTGAAGTAAATTATCCCAATATTTAAGGTTTTCTTGGTCTTCGCTACTGAGGTGTTCGATTTTTTTGATATTGGCAGCCGCTTTTAAAGCTTTTTGACCTTCTTCTGAAAGGTGAGCATCAACCAAAATCTGATTGACACTATTCTTTATTCGGTTTGAAGTGGATGACGTGAAAGAAAACAGCCATCTTAAAATCGGTCTGGTTTGCCCAATAATTTTTAGATCTTTTTTTATAACCGTTGGAATACGCTCCCAATCGCCATTATTAAACGCGCCAACTTGTGCCTTTCTATTGTGGACCCAGTATGCTTGATTTGATTCAGAGCCAGAAAAAACATAGGGGATTGTTTTGCTTGTATTCGTAGCTTGTCCGAATTCCATCAATTGATAGCCTAAGGATTCTAAAGTGATTTTTGGAATAAAGTAAGCTGAAGTTGAGCGTGGTGCTTCAAAGGCCATTAAGTGACCAGAAAGGTTTTCAAGTGAGTTGAGTTTATTTTTTCTGTGTGTAAAAAAGACAGAGTGATATTGCCGTTGACCTTTGCGCCAGATAAGCAATTCTGGGTGTAGCTTTTGAGTACGTTTTTTAAGTATTAAACTTGGAATGACA
Proteins encoded in this window:
- a CDS encoding phosphate/phosphite/phosphonate ABC transporter substrate-binding protein, producing the protein MIYLHKWRFKVLALIVLSLSFPIFAQDDFQLAVVNERPDRSDHALKQYLPLNNYLKQKLSELNIQVAPLVVVESIEELAILIENGKVDAIFEGVIPSLILKKRTQKLHPELLIWRKGQRQYHSVFFTHRKNKLNSLENLSGHLMAFEAPRSTSAYFIPKITLESLGYQLMEFGQATNTSKTIPYVFSGSESNQAYWVHNRKAQVGAFNNGDWERIPTVIKKDLKIIGQTRPILRWLFSFTSSTSNRIKNSVNQILVDAHLSEEGQKALKAAANIKKIEHLSSEDQENLKYWDNLLHH